One Callithrix jacchus isolate 240 chromosome 4, calJac240_pri, whole genome shotgun sequence genomic window, AATGCCCCCTTATCATCTTCTAGGATCTTCTTCCAAGTTGTGCTCACTTTAGACACACTGGAAAAGTAAATCACCATAAATGAAACAAAGTGTCACAAAGAGCTAAGATGAATACAGTAGAAAAACATTAGCAGTGCAAAAGATAATTATATTAGTAGTGCTTCTCAAACCTGACCACATTACAACTGCCTGGGGGTTTATACTGGTTTAAAATGGAGCTCAGggctctgtatttttaaaaagtttcctcCTCATCAAGTAATTCTAAGTCCATTGAGGCTTAAGAACCAATGCTTTGTACACTATTTTTTCACAATATCTGCAAACATCAAACAGTAGCCACCACTGTATATATGATACCATGGTTAGCTATCTggtaaaatagacaaatttcaAAGTACTCGAGACACACAGCTATTAGAAATCAACTTTCAAAAGCCACTatgttaagagaaaaaacaaacaaaaaactacaaaacccAGCTGAGCCCTATCTTAATTCTCAAAGTTATCTCATCCTAAGTAATTTTCCTTGGTAGACTGAAAAAGAAATGGTGGTTAGCGCAAGGTTTCTAAGAAATAGTCATAAAcagatcccaggaggtggaggttgcagtaaagccaagactgcatcattgcactccagcctgggtgatgggagtgaaatcctgtctcaaaataaaaaaaaaataaaaaaataacaattcccTATTTGTGGATCTTATTTTCATCACTGTCAAACCTAGGAGGAGAGCCCTACCACCAAAAATGGCTTGGAAAGGACAAAACTTGCTTCACACTTTCTGGTGTGACAACTCATAATGCCTACTGGACATGTACACTGGAACTAGGCTGTATTACAGTTAAGCCTCAAAGATGTAAATTACGTATTATAAATTTCAAAACTAAAAGGAACAAAGATCCTAAGCCAACCGAAATACAGTTTTGTAACAGCATGAATATAAAATTCCAAATGGCTAAATTAAATGCattaattctacattttttttcatcttagTGGCACATAGGTAGCAAAATACCAGCAAAAGTCATTACCGCAATTAAACAACATTGTAAGGTTACCTACAACAGGCTGAGCATCTATAATCCAAAAATCGGAAAATTTTTGAATGctgacatgatgctcaaaggaaatgtaCGTTGGAGTATTTTTGGATTTCGGATTAGGGATGTTCAAGTGTTCAACCTGTAGGgtataatacaaatattccaaaattcaaaaaatatctgaaatccttctggtcccaagcatttcagataagggacgCTCAACCTGTACAACAGTCTTTGCATGAGGTGGTGGCACTGAGCCACTAACAGCAATGTTCGGTGGATCATGCCATTATGTATATTCAAAACAGTACTTACTTGATTAAGTCCATATCACTGAGTTGTGCCAAAATAGTTGCTAAGAGATGTCTGAGTCCTCTTAGAAAGAGTTCGCTGAGAATATCTACACATTCTAGGCCCATTTTTCTGCCAATTATATTCTGCAGTCTAAAATTCCCTTTGGCTATAATTTCCTTCAGCATCTCCCGATCTAATTTAGGATTTCGTTTggcattcttttttaatgttgaacaaaccactttttcaaaatgaagaaCTGGCAGCAAGTTTTTGTTGGGATATTGGTCTGGGCTTTGTATGTGTAGCAGGCAGGATTGTGGACTGTCACTGAAATTTTCCTCCAGGAGGCTACCTTCTTCATGTTCACTGAGGCCACTTAATTGAGAAAATGAGGAATAGCCACTGTCTTCATAAAGTCTACTGGTCTCTAGTACTTctatttcatttgtattattgtttgtttgttgtacATGTTGATTTTCCTTGTTATGCAAAGGCTTGCTTTCAGTTTCAAGTTCCACAATCCTAGGGCTCACAACTGGTGACCCAATGCATGACAGCCTTTCATAGTCTTTATTAATGCAGTCTTTACAGGAACCTTCCAAATATCCAGGAGTGTAGGAAACTCGTCTTCCAATGTCATCAGGTTTTACCAGTTTCAGTCCGGAATGAACATGGTTACAATTAAAATCACACTTCATTTTGACAGAAAGGGTagaactttcttcttctttacaACCTATAAAAAGAATATGTACATCTTAATGGCAAAATTTCCACATATCCCTACTTCTTAAATTGGGATATACAAAGTTACTTTGCAACCTCTCAGCATTAAGTATTGTCTATATGTACCTGCATTTACAGCTGTCATATTATCCAAGTTTAATTACTGATGACAATgtgaaaatattacataaactttataataagtatatacatattataGTACTCTCGAGAAGGCACGTCAGAACAGACTGCTTTGGGGCTGCAAGGCTATAACATCTGACTATTGTCTGTAACTTGTAGAGAGAAACTGCTTCTAAATTCCCAATGTTAACACTGTGAAAGACACATAGTATGTGCTCCAGGATCCCACTAAACCTAAAATTAAGAGTTcagctgcattaaaaaaaaaaaaaaaaaaaaaaagaatatacaaattcTAGCTCCCTAATTAACCCTAAATCTAGAACAAATGATTCTGAGTGGTCTTTCAttcaaaggaaacaaataaaatgcCAAGAGATTGCTTCTATTCTTACCTCAACTAAAAAATTAGGTTTGATGACCACAATTTATGAGAGGATAAAAAAGCAGAAGCCACCTATGAAGGCACACACTGCTTTGTTTAGCTGCCTAAAGCAAAAAGGCCTGAAAATACTTCAGGAATTCAAAGTAATCTTCTTTCTACTGTCTTTATAACACAGTTACTGAAAGGTTGCCCTACAGAACCTCTTTCATTCAACACCATTCTTTGAATAGACAGTTCTTAAAAATTATAGCTAATAATGACTCAAATACTTTATACTTGTTTAGAACTTTGTAATTTCCCATGTTTACAAACCTTTTGAGGTAGCATGGGGAACTGTTGTTTTTACAATTGAGTGCACTGAAGTATAGCTTAGTTTGCCTAATATAGGTAGTTGATTAAATGGGCCAGACTTTTCTTCCTCATTATAAGGCGGCACTCTGGAAAAATAGAccttataaataacatttatgctgtttataaaaatgatagaaaatccAGAATTTATGGTACAAGAGCACTTAAGGTACTAAGGAAAAAAAGATGTACATTTCATTTCTCATGTGAGCAGGCCCTCTTCCAGTTCTTGGTAACAATGACTTTTTCATCCCAGGGCTTTGTATATTATGGCTTTCTCTGcttagaatattttttctgcttcctttgctATTTAGCTTCTAATCCATTATTCATGGATAGCTTCATTTTTTGAGGGAACATCTCAGACCTCATCAAACCCTACTTCAAAGCACTaccaacttaaaaatttttaaagtactttaagTTTCTTAAAGGCCAGACTATTATTGCTTACTACAAAATCCAAGCAAATGGCGGTTCCTGACACAATGAAGACatacaatataaaaatgtttcccacttttttttaaagctaataccaactagcattagaatctgtactCTTATTTACGAAATTAGCACTTAAGGagttaaaatgaacaaaatgattaCAATTATTACACATCCCTCTTGCAACAACATATATTTTCACATGAATAATTAGATTTAGTGTCAtatgcaatggttcatgcctataatcccaatactttggaggCATAGGTtgggggactgcttgagctcaagagttcggaccagcctgggcaacatagtgagaccccatctccataaaattaaaaaaacaaaacaaaaaactagctgggtgtggtggcatgtgtgaGTAATCCCAAttactagggaggccaaggcaagagaactgcttgagcctgggaggttgaggctgcagggattTGTGATTGTACCAATGCATtacagcctggaagacagagggaaaccctgccttaaaaaaaagataaggccgggcgcggtggctcacgcctgtaatcccagcactttgggaggctgaggcgggtggatcacgaggtcaagagatcgagactatcctggtcaacatggtgaaaccccatctctactaaaaaatacagaaaaaaaaaaaaattagctgggcatggtggcgtgtgcctgtaataccagctactcaggaggctgaggcaggagaattgcctgagcccaggaggcggagattgcggtgagccgagatcacgccattgcactccagcctgggttacaagagcgaaactccgtctcaaaaaaaaaaaaaaaaaaaggaaaaaaagatttagtatttaaaaagaattttaataaacTGATTTTGAATTTGCAGAAAAGTTGCAAGGATAGCACAGAATCCCTGTACACCCATTATATTACTCAACTTATATTACTAACATGCATGCATGTCACAACAAATGAACCAATATTGTTGCATTATTAACTAAAATCCCTATTCTATGTGAATTGCCATAGTTTCTACCTAAtgtcttttttctgttccagggtCTTATCCAGGACGTTACATATTACATTTAGTCATTATATATCCTTAGGCTCCTCTTGACTATAAAAATTTTCTTGTTTATAGTTACCTTTACAATTTGGAGGAGCATTGGTCATTTTGTAGCCTTTTCAACAATTgggatttttctgaagtttttctCAGCTTTAATTCTCAGCTGTGGCTTTTTAGACCACAGAGGTAAGGTGCTATGATTTGATCACTGATGTTAGCCTTCATTACTTGGTTGAGGTAGTATTTCTGAGGTTTCTCCAACTATAAAGTTACTCCCTTTTGTTCATTTTCGATTTGAAACGTTTTGAAAGGAAGCTATTATGCACAGCTCACACTTAAATGGGTGGGGAGTAAATTTATAAATCATTTGGAATTCTATACAGTAGATTTGGCCATTATCTCCTATTTATTCATACTACCAACCATTTATATCAGTATAAACTCATAGACTTTTGGTTATTATCCAATACTATTTATAGtattgctcaaattgttccagcttttgCTACTGTGAGCTTTCAGTTGATGTTGGTGTCCATTTCACATCATTTTGTGTTTTGAACATCTTTTTCTGGAACTACAAGATGCTCTAAGTGCATCTTATAATTTCCGTGTTCCAGCCCtagaatcagtcatttctccaaggaacTCTGGTTCTCTTATTTTGGAAAAAGGCATTACATGAAAGTGAAATCTGGATGTTGGTTGTAGATTTAATTTTAAGATGGGAAactaatgtatttttcatttccagaacAATACTGCAGAATAGCATCatgttttataaaaaaagaagctGAAGCAACTGTTTGCAAAAGGTTACAACCATTCCTTTTAACTGTTTTCCAATGATCAGGCCAAATTTGGGAATTATGTGAAGTATTCATATAATTGGCTTATtatccagaaagagaaaatattacatGGATACATAGTCTCATGAATTAAACAGATGAGGGCTAAGAGTTTAGTTTAACCATTTCACTTATTTATCCAACATCCATTCAGTGACAGGGTAGGGGAGAGAAATTAGGGATGATCTTTTAGCAAAGCTGACATTCTGAGATCTGAAAACCTTATGGAAATCTGGTGGGAGTTCTAGATAGTGGGAAACATAGGAAGCAAGGAAAAATGTGAGtgttaaaggaagagaaagaccTGTAGAGCTGAGCTGGGGGAGGTCACTGAAAATTATAGTCGAAGAGGTAGAATGATCTGTAGATTTGTGGGGTAGGTTGGGTCATATAAGTGGAGGAGAGAAATATGGTTTACAATTCAAAAAGATAATTGGCAATTGTGGAGAATGGATTGCAGGAAGGTAAAAGTGGAAGCAGCAAGAATAGCTACAAGTGTTCATTACAGAATTACAGTGTGGGAAACCTGGACTAGAAGGATTGTAGCGGAAATGAAAATAACTGCATAGATTCAAGGTCTGTTACTTAGGAGGGTAAAGTCAACTTGCTACTAATCTACCAGAGGTAGACAGGAAGAAGagtacacacacaaaacaaacaaacaaacaaacaaaaaaacaacctggGGTTTAAGACTTAAGTATCTAAAGTATGCAGTGCTATTTTCTAAGTTAGGGAAAACTGATGAAGTTAACTCTTAaaacctccattttctcatccataaaatgggagtAAGACAGTAATACAGGACTAAAGGCACGGCAAAAATCCTTATCACAAGGATTTAGTCAATACAATCTATTTTTAATCACATAAGCCAAATCCTTTCATATTCCTTACACTGCAAATCATTAACATTTAAAAGTAGTAAAAGCACATTTCACACAGAAGTATATATTTCAGAATATCACATACTTTTCCATTAGAATATATGGATTTAAGAATCAGATCCAAGTTTGAATGAAAATCCTCGCTTAGCCTTTTGACTGGCTTTGTGAACTTGGAATGTCCTATTCCTCCTATTTCTCCCCCAAGTGCAGATACTAATACGACTCATACATGACATTGTTTAACTTTTCACTTACCAACTCACAGCCCAGCCATACagagaaaagtaaattttataaagTTTGACCTTACATTTAACTTTTCAATATAGAGCTGACACGTCATATTAAATATCATTAAGGCTGTAGTGCTTAAAAATCTTTGTAACTCTTCTGTTAACTAAAATAATTAGGCTCCAGTCTCTAATACCTACAGATAACCACCATGTGGTCAACGTTGGGCATGGCTATTCCTTTACTTAAGAATTTAAGAGGCCCAATGCTTGTGACCATAAAgtaatctttaaaagaaaactttagaaaaatcTACTTTCAAAACTATTTGGAGacaacatatatgtatttttaatttcatctccTCAAACCTGTAAACTGGGAAAAAACTCCAACGGGCAGTAAATTCTTTCTGAGGAGCAAGGTAGTAAAGACAATTggagttaccaaaaaaaaaaaaaaaaccccaaaaaccccTCATAAAGCCATCAAATTTCAGAATTTCGACTGCAGACTGAAGATCCAGGATCTTCTAGAAATGTACTTAATCTATTAAGTTTTTTTCTCCTGAGACTGCTagagttctttttaaataaaagagccATTACAAAATAGTGCCAATTTGCTAAATTTTTTCTCACTTTGAGTTGTTTCTAGGTAAAAATAATTGCATATCGATTTTATTTAGAGGTAGCAACAAAGAGgataaaaataagcatttgagTGCCTTCCATTCTCTACAAACTTTGCAATAAAGTACTAATTCTTCAGGagttacagggaaaaaaaagtcaccaaTTCTTCGATTCTCACAAAATCATCTTAATACTATAGACAAATTCAAGGTTTGgagtaaaaattgcttttttaaactCTCCCCTTTCCACTCCAGGCCTTGAGGCTAGGTTAATGggcaaagagaggaaaaaatgggaaaaagtaaCGTTTTTGTTTGGATGTCCCAGTTGAGTTTGGTCCAATGGGGTGGGGGGGTCTCTCCATTTGgcgggagtggggagggagaccCTGGAACTCCCGAGGGGTCGGGGAGGCTGCCCCTCAGGGCTCGGGACACGCGGAGGCGGGAGATAACCGCGAGGGCGATCTCCCGCGCCCGCCAGCAAGGCTGGGACCGCGAAAAATCGGGGAACCTGCCTTTGGCTGTGAGGGTGAAGGGCAGAGATGTAGAAAAGGGGCGCAGGGGGCGAGGGTGAGGCACCTGGCCGGGCCTTGGGGGCTGCCAGCTCACAGCCCTGTCACAGCCGGGGGCtacggggtgggggaggggaggggcattTGGCGCCTAATCATGCAGGGTGGGGCAGGTGGGTCTTCCGAGGAGGATAAAGGGCACCTTGGGATGCCACGACCCACACGTCCCGAGGCTGGAGTCCAAGGTCAGTATGGGCGGTGAGACCCCCGCGACCCGCCATACCGCCCCCTGCACATCTGGCTTCCCCTCgacccccagccctcctcccgGACTCAGgaaccgccgccgccgccgcctgaGGCCCGGCCTGTGGTGTGGCCGCGTGTCCAGGCTCGGGGGGATTTCGGGTTAGGGTTGCAGGTTGCACACCCGCCCCTCCTGACGTGCAAGTTCCGCTCGCGCCCACTCCCCTCACTCACTGTCCGAGGGACGAGGGCGTCCGGCGGCTGTCACGGCGCTGCAGGAGCAGCGGGGTGGCGGTGGGGCGCAGCTGCAGGGGCGCCGGCTCATGCCAGCCGACGTGAAGTCCGCCTCAGGTGGAGGAACCACTCCCGGAACAGCTGAACAACCTGCCTGCTTCACAGAGCTGTCTCTTAAAAGGCGCCAGCTGgtacttttaaaatctttgaattTGGTGCCTAAATCGGCGCGGCCCAATGAGGCGCGTCGCTCGCACTCGCGGACCAATAGGAGAGCGGTTGGAGGGGGAGCCCTCATCCGTACCCAATTGGAGGCTGCCGAGGCGGGGCTGAACCGCGAAGCCCAGCCCCCTCCCAACTTACCGGTTTCCCTAGTCCGGAAAGATGCTGCGGCCGGGGGCGGGACCTCCGAGCGCGGGGAGGCCACGGCCCGGCCACACGCGAGGGGGGCCTACCACGCATGCGTGCGCCCGCCAAGGTTCCCTTTGCAGTCTTCCGGACTGGCCTCCTGCAAGTCCTAATCTCAGCCCAAATTCAGCGCCGGCCTCCATTTGGAGATCTTCGATGGGTACAAATGTTAGCCGATTTTCTTCGATCATCTCTCGAGCGGGAGTTCGGTGAGCGGCAATTCGGCTCGTCCGGGAATCCAGACTTTCCGGAAGACGAAGCCCGGTTTAGCCCGCCTCTCTAGGATTTACGCGCGCACTCCGCTCTGCCTCCTAAATCGCCCCTCCCCCTGACCCACACCTCTGCGCAGGCGCCTTGGCGGGCTGTGGCT contains:
- the FBXO5 gene encoding F-box only protein 5 isoform X1 is translated as MRAPPPTALLLVRECERRASLGRADLGTKFKDFKSTSWRLLRDSSVKQAGCSAVPGVVPPPEADFTSAGMSRRPCSCAPPPPRCSCSAVTAAGRPRPSDSCKEEESSTLSVKMKCDFNCNHVHSGLKLVKPDDIGRRVSYTPGYLEGSCKDCINKDYERLSCIGSPVVSPRIVELETESKPLHNKENQHVQQTNNNTNEIEVLETSRLYEDSGYSSFSQLSGLSEHEEGSLLEENFSDSPQSCLLHIQSPDQYPNKNLLPVLHFEKVVCSTLKKNAKRNPKLDREMLKEIIAKGNFRLQNIIGRKMGLECVDILSELFLRGLRHLLATILAQLSDMDLINVSKVSTTWKKILEDDKGAFQLYSKAIQRVTENNKFSPHASTREYVMFRTPLASVQKSAAQTSLKKDAQAKVSSQGDQKGSTYSRHNEFSEVAKTLKKNESLKACIRCNSPAKYDCYLQRATCKREGCGFDYCTRCLCNYHTTKDCSDGKFLKASCKIGPLPGTKKSKKNLRRL
- the FBXO5 gene encoding F-box only protein 5 isoform X2; translated protein: MKCDFNCNHVHSGLKLVKPDDIGRRVSYTPGYLEGSCKDCINKDYERLSCIGSPVVSPRIVELETESKPLHNKENQHVQQTNNNTNEIEVLETSRLYEDSGYSSFSQLSGLSEHEEGSLLEENFSDSPQSCLLHIQSPDQYPNKNLLPVLHFEKVVCSTLKKNAKRNPKLDREMLKEIIAKGNFRLQNIIGRKMGLECVDILSELFLRGLRHLLATILAQLSDMDLINVSKVSTTWKKILEDDKGAFQLYSKAIQRVTENNKFSPHASTREYVMFRTPLASVQKSAAQTSLKKDAQAKVSSQGDQKGSTYSRHNEFSEVAKTLKKNESLKACIRCNSPAKYDCYLQRATCKREGCGFDYCTRCLCNYHTTKDCSDGKFLKASCKIGPLPGTKKSKKNLRRL